One segment of Rosa chinensis cultivar Old Blush chromosome 6, RchiOBHm-V2, whole genome shotgun sequence DNA contains the following:
- the LOC112169542 gene encoding 3-ketoacyl-CoA synthase 11, with protein sequence MSRSNLNTPLISPSLSSPKLPDFKQSVKLKYVKLGYHYLITHGMYLFLTPLFVLTAAQLSTFSLQDLHDLWDHLRFNLISVLLCSTLLVFLSTLYFLTRPRPVYLVDFSCYKPEDARKTTRHVFMNCSHSIGTFTGQNLEFQRKIIERSGLGESTYLPEAVIRVPPNPCMAEARKEAEMVMYGALDQLFEKTFIKPKDIGILIVNCSLFNPTPSLSAMVINHYKLRGNVISYNLGGMGCSAGLISIDLAKDLLQVHPNTYALVISMENITLNWYFGNDRSMLVSNCLFRMGGAAILLSNNRSDRRQSKYQLVHTVRTHKGADDKCFSCVTQKEDPAGKIGVSLSKDLMAVAGDALKTNITTLGPLVLPMSEQLLFFATLIGRKLFKMKVKPYIPDFKLAFEHFCIHAGGRAVLDELEKNLQLSDRHMEPSRMTLYRFGNTSSSSLWYELAYTEAKGRMKKGDRTWQIAFGSGFKCNSAVWKALRTVNPVKEKNPWMDEIDMFPVHVPKVSAL encoded by the coding sequence ATGTCAAGGTCCAATTTAAATACACCTTTAATATCTCCATCACTATCATCACCAAAGCTCCCTGATTTCAAACAATCTGTGAAATTGAAGTATGTAAAGCTTGGTTACCATTACCTCATCACTCATGGAATGTACTTGTTCCTAACCCCTCTTTTTGTTCTCACTGCTGCACAACTCTCCACATTCTCACTCCAAGACCTCCATGACCTTTGGGATCATTTGAGGTTCAATCTCATATCCGTTCTGCTCTGCTCAACTCTCTTGGTCTTCTTGTCCACCCTCTACTTCCTCACTCGTCCCCGCCCCGTTTACCTTGTTGATTTCTCATGCTACAAGCCCGAAGATGCTCGAAAAACCACTAGGCACGTGTTCATGAATTGCTCACATTCCATAGGAACATTCACTGGGCAGAATCTTGAGTTTCAGCGCAAAATTATTGAGAGGTCAGGTCTTGGGGAGTCTACATATCTCCCTGAAGCTGTTATAAGGGTGCCTCCTAATCCATGTATGGCAGAGGCAAGAAAAGAAGCTGAGATGGTAATGTATGGTGCCCTTGATCAGCTGTTTGAGAAAACTTTTATAAAACCAAAGGACATTGGCATTTTGATTGTGAATTGTAGCTTGTTCAATCCAACACCATCTTTGTCAGCTATGGTGATCAATCATTATAAGCTACGAGGGAATGTTATTAGTTACAATCTTGGTGGGATGGGATGTAGTGCTGGTTTGATCTCGATTGATCTTGCTAAAGATCTTCTTCAAGTCCACCCGAATACCTATGCTTTGGTGATTAGTATGGAGAACATCACTTTGAATTGGTATTTTGGGAATGACAGGTCAATGCTTGTGTCAAACTGCTTGTTTCGAATGGGGGGAGCTGCAATTTTGCTTTCGAACAATAGGTCTGATAGGCGTCAATCCAAGTACCAGTTAGTCCATACTGTTCGAACACATAAAGGTGCCGATGACAAGTGTTTCTCTTGTGTTACTCAAAAAGAGGATCCTGCAGGGAAAATCGGTGTTTCTTTGTCAAAGGATCTTATGGCAGTAGCTGGGGATGCTTTGAAGACCAACATTACAACTTTGGGTCCTTTGGTGTTACCTATGTCTGAACAGTTGCTCTTCTTTGCTACACTTATTGGAAGAAAGCTTTTCAAGATGAAGGTGAAGCCTTACATCCCGGATTTCAAATTGGCTTTTGAACATTTCTGCATTCATGCTGGAGGAAGAGCTGTGCTGGATGAATTGGAAAAGAATTTGCAGCTTTCGGACAGACATATGGAGCCTTCAAGGATGACCCTATACAGATTTGGCAACACCTCAAGCAGCTCTCTTTGGTATGAACTGGCTTATACAGAAGCCAAGGGAAGGATGAAGAAAGGTGACAGAACGTGGCAGATAGCTTTCGGGTCTGGCTTCAAGTGTAATAGCGCGGTTTGGAAGGCTTTGAGGACTGTGAATCCAGTAAAGGAGAAGAACCCGTGGATGGATGAGATCGACATGTTCCCGGTGCATGTTCCAAAGGTCTCAGCCCTCTAA
- the LOC112172717 gene encoding carbon catabolite repressor protein 4 homolog 6, with the protein MKRPPPPLQYVVVLATRATAMSSRPPFRGGRNQWKRGYSNRPFSGGDRAQYVTGDSHIRSVQDANLGFRQGDAGIFTNQPGHHRPFSQNNQFRRPPPADHSQHYRPHQQFRPPQQSRQRHQKPLDYRNWEHAKTTLPPNSEKFIVLSYNILADYLANGHRSKLYYHIPRHMMDWQWRKKNLIFELGLWSADIMCLQEVDRFQELQDELRPRGYSGIWKMRTGNPVDGCAVFWRSSRFKLLHEECIEFNKLGLRDNVAQICVLESLRQTSKENNAALPTSSPDSNKVVICNIHVLYNPGRGEIKLGQVRVLLDKACAVSKFWNDAPIVLCGDFNCTPKSPLYNFILEQKLDLSEVDRDKVSGQASAEIGPPRSFNPNYRGQHASNFVQGSPMVEWKEANINVNDLTLDPQNLNNPESSVEDAGRHDAEANLESKQNAVDVCKVETGSAFHVQGDGFEEHPSDGDLSVNLSDEFHNCSPAVSSNSEKVNSDVTDIRYKDSVEYTSNSNDDSNVCVERESMNCSILKLSSTKDNVTTGGGCDTNYVDPFSSKTPSSEVSGQTSFADATEGPRLGNLRHLPSKEISVVEKSAQHEANITSASTSVDFEVQKNLEKMSLTELDEAILEGGNTVEDDSTFLSALHNTGDGFASDFASDPPKYMLPASTDRIEDELSPGLDSETIGVEKTTYDPSLWTPMEIETATGNGECTVLEHPLKLKSTYTEVEDCTGTRDSNGEPLVTSYNRCFFGTVDYIWRSEGLQTVRVLAPIPKHAMQWTSGFPTRKWGSDHIALATELVLMKCSDQS; encoded by the exons ATGAAgcgccctcctcctcctcttcaatACGTCGTCGTTTTAGCCACACGCGCCACCGCAATGTCTTCTCGCCCTCCc TTTCGAGGCGGACGGAACCAATGGAAGAGAGGCTACTCGAATCGTCCGTTTTCCGGCGGCGACAGAGCTCAGTACGTCACCGGAGACTCGCACATCCGGTCGGTCCAGGACGCCAATCTCGGATTCCGGCAAGGCGACGCCGGAATCTTCACCAACCAACCCGGTCATCACCGTCCGTTTAGTCAGAACAATCAGTTCCGCCGACCTCCGCCGGCGGATCACAGCCAACACTACCGGCCTCACCagcaattccggccacctcagcaGTCGCGACAGCGGCATCAGAAGCCGTTGGATTATCGGAATTGGGAGCATGCCAAAACCACACTGCCCCCTAATTCTG AGAAGTTTATAGTGCTTTCTTATAATATACTGGCTGATTACTTGGCCAATGGCCACCGGAGTAAGCTTTACTATCACATTCCCCGGCATATGATGGACtggcaatggaggaagaagaattTGATTTTCGAGCTTGGCTTGTGGTCAGCTGACATAATGTGCCTTCAG GAGGTTGATAGATTTCAGGAACTTCAGGACGAGTTGAGGCCTCGGGGGTACAGTGGCATATGGAAG ATGCGAACTGGCAATCCAGTAGATGGCTGTGCGGTTTTTTGGCGGTCATCAAG GTTTAAGCTGCTTCATGAGGAATGCATTGAGTTCAATAAGCTTGGTCTTCGGGATAATGTTGCTCAGATATGTGTGCTGGAG TCGTTGCGTCAAACTTCCAAGGAAAATAATGCAGCTCTACCAACAAG CTCACCAGATTCTAATAAAGTTGTTATTTGTAACATTCATGTTCTTTATAATCCTGGACGAGGAGAAATTAAGCTTGGGCAG GTCAGGGTGCTCCTGGATAAGGCTTGTGCTGTTTCCAAATTCTGGAATGATGCTCCCATTGTTCTCTGTGGGGATTTCAATTGTACTCCAAAG AGTCCATTATATAACTTTATTTTAGAGCAGAAG TTAGATTTGTCTGAAGTGGACAGAGATAAGGTATCAGGGCAAGCTTCAGCTGAAATTGGTCCACCTAGGTCATTTAATCCTAATTATAG GGGTCAGCATGCTAGTAATTTCGTTCAAGGTTCACCAATGGTAGAATGGAAGGAAGCTAACATAAACGTGAATGATTTAACCTTGGATCCACAGAACCTGAATAATCCAGAGAGCAGTGTGGAGGATGCCGGTAGGCATGATGCTGAAGCAAACCTGGAATCTAAGCAGAATGCTGTGGATGTCTGTAAGGTTGAAACTGGATCAGCTTTCCATGTTCAGGGTGATGGATTTGAGGAACATCCAAGTGATGGTGACTTGTCTGTAAATTTGAGTGATGAGTTTCATAATTGTTCTCCTGCAGTATCTTCCAATTCTGAAAAGGTTAACTCTGATGTGACTGACATTAGATACAAAGACAGTGTGGAGTACACCTCTAATTCAAATGATGACTCAAATGTTTGTGTAGAAAGAGAAAGCATGAACTGTAGTATCCTTAAACTTTCCTCTACAAAGGACAATGTAACTACTGGCGGGGGTTGTGATACAAATTATGTGGATCCTTTCAGCTCTAAAACTCCTTCGTCTGAGGTCTCTGGTCAGACTTCGTTTGCTGATGCTACTGAAGGCCCCCGATTGGGGAACTTGAGACATTTGCCATCCAAAGAAATTTCTGTTGTTGAGAAGTCAGCCCAACATGAAGCCAATATCACAAGTGCATCTACTAGTGTTGACTTTGAAGTGCAGAAAAATTTGGAAAAAATGTCTCTTACTGAGCTTGATGAAGCCATACTAGAAGGTGGAAACACAGTTGAAGATGATAGTACATTTTTATCTGCATTACACAACACTGGAGATGGCTTCGCATCTGATTTTGCTTCTGATCCTCCTAAGTACATGTTGCCTGCATCAACCGATAGGATTGAGGATGAATTATCTCCAGGATTGGATTCAGAGACAATTGGTGTGGAGAAAACTACCTATGATCCATCACTATGGACTCCAATGGAGATAGAAACTGCTACAGGCAATGGGGAGTGCACTGTTTTAGAACATCCTTTGAAGCTTAAGAGCACATATACTGAAGTTGAG GATTGTACTGGGACTAGGGACTCAAATGGAGAGCCCCTGGTGACCAGTTATAATAGGTGTTTCTTCGGGACAGTTGATTACATCTG GCGATCTGAAGGTCTGCAAACTGTCAGGGTCCTTGCTCCAATTCCAAAACATGCTATGCAATGGACTTCAGGATTCCCAACCAGG AAATGGGGTAGCGATCACATTGCCTTGGCTACTGAGTTGGTGTTAATGAAGTGCTCTGACCAATCATAA
- the LOC112174327 gene encoding uncharacterized protein LOC112174327 has protein sequence MSFSSSLSSANSSLFLFSKSKAVAAADNRTLSPPTVSFSSRFRASAEVPDFLSANWLESRKKRPFGPRLNFSAEEAVQHQLDALKYNDQPRPDYGIEVMYRFAGFDPFERSTYFGPFFDLGQFERFRRIFHHSTYRVLLAHKEREILSSLFVEENRYKQRIWIRGSRPEEEETFQFTMVQRVGGSWDGYWLTESVLHDGDAFSGGLAY, from the exons ATGTCGTTTAGCTCGTCTCTGTCATCTGCCAACTCctctctgtttctcttctcCAAATCCAAGGCTGTCGCCGCTGCTGATAACAGAACTCTGAGTCCTCCAACCGTCTCCTTCAGCTCTCGGTTCAGAGCTTCTGCTGAAGTTCCTGATTTCCTCTCGGCCAATTG GCTGGAATCTCGCAAGAAGAGACCGTTTGGGCCGAGATTAaat TTTAGCGCAGAAGAAGCTGTTCAGCACCAGCTAGATGCGTTGAAGTACAATGACCAACCCCGCCCAGATTATGGCATTGAGGTCATGTACAGG TTTGCCGGGTTTGATCCTTTTGAGAGGTCCACCTACTTTGGGCCATTCTTTGATTTGGGGCAG TTTGAACGGTTCAGGCGGATTTTTCACCATTCGACCTATAGGGTGTTACTAGCTCACAAGGAGAGGGAGATATTGAGCAGTTTGTTTGTAGAGGAG AATCGATATAAGCAGCGGATTTGGATACGAGGAAGTCGgccagaggaagaagaaacattCCAGTTCACAATGGTTCAG AGGGTTGGTGGCTCTTGGGATGGTTATTGGTTGACAGAGAGTGTACTTCATGACGGAGATGCTTTTTCTGGCGGTTTAGCATACTGA
- the LOC112174329 gene encoding N-alpha-acetyltransferase 50, which translates to MGAGKREIQTSLDGLRDKNLMQLKKLNTALFPVRYNDRYYADALAAGDFSKLAYYSDICVGSIACRLEKKEGGVVRVYIMTLGVLAPYRGIGIGKKLLNHAFALCAKENISEIYLHVQTNNDDAISFYKKFGFEITETIQNYYTNITPPDCYVLTKYITQPQTKK; encoded by the exons atggggGCTGGGAAGCGTGAGATCCAAACCTCACTGGACGGACTGAGGGACAAGAACTTGATGCAGCTCAAGAAGCTCAACACCGCTCTCTTCCCGGTTCGCTACAACGACAGATACTACGCCGACGCCCTCGCCGCCGGCGACTTCTCTAAACTAG CATATTACAGTGATATATGTGTTGGTTCAATTGCTTGCCGGCTTGAGAAGAAGGAGGGTGGGGTTGTCCGTGTGTACATCATGACACTGGGAGTTTTGGCACCATATCGTGGGATAGGCATTG GTAAAAAGCTGTTGAACCATGCTTTTGCACTCTGCGCAAAGGAAAACATTTCTGAAATTTACTTGCACGTTCAGACTAACAATGATGATGCCATAAGCTTCTATAAGAAATTTGGGTTTGAAATCACGGAAACTATCCAGAACTATTACACAAACATCACCCCTCCGGACTGCTACGTTCTTACCAAGTATATTACCCAACCTCAGACAAAGAAGTAA
- the LOC112172064 gene encoding 6-hydroxynicotinate 3-monooxygenase, whose protein sequence is MTLEKKPKAVIVGGSIAGVSCAHTLILAGWDVVVLEKSCQVPTGSPTGAGLGLDPLSLQLIQSWIKDPELLNRTTLPLTIDQNDAVDGEKKVKWTVTRDEKFNCRAAHWADLHALLYHALPPNLFLWGHHFQSFSISSDKRSVQVKALSLQSNEIIEIVGDLLVAADGCLSKIRQSFVPDHKLRYSGYCAWRGVLDFSGNENSETIMGIRTAYPELGKCLYFGLGSGTHTVLYELLNNRLNWIWYVHQPEPDLKGNSMTTKASSDVIQAMHKEAEKMWLPEFVGVIKETSHPFINAIYDSEPLDQIYWDNVVLVGDAAHPTTPHAVRSTNMSVLDAAVLGQCLKKWGAENLQSALEEYQSIRLPVVTKQVLHARRMGRIKQGLVLPDRQSFDPKKADREECQELQQKLMPFFSDVPSILV, encoded by the exons ATGACTCTGGAAAAGAAGCCCAAGGCAGTAATAGTAGGAGGGAGCATAGCAGGGGTATCATGCGCACACACGCTCATATTAGCAGGGTGGGATGTTGTGGTGCTTGAGAAATCATGTCAAGTCCCAACTGGAAGCCCAACTGGTGCAGGACTAGGACTTGACCCTCTCTCCCTGCAACTCATTCAGTCTTGGATCAAAGACCCTGAGCTTCTCAACAGGACCACCTTGCCCCTCACAATTGATCAG AATGATGCTGTGGATGGTGAGAAGAAGGTTAAGTGGACAGTAACCAGAGATGAGAAGTTTAACTGCAGAGCAGCACATTGGGCTGACCTACATGCTCTTTTATATCATGCTTTGCCACCTAACTTGTTTCTTTGGGGTCACCATTTCCAATCTTTCTCCATTTCTAGTGAcaagagatcagttcaagtGAAGGCTTTATCCCTTCAAAGTAACGAGATCATTGAAATCGTTGGGGATTTGCTTGTTGCGGCAGATGGGTGTCTCTCTAAAATCCGCCAAAGCTTTGTGCCTGATCATAAGCTGAG GTATTCAGGTTATTGTGCATGGAGAGGGGTTCTTGATTTTTCAGGAAATGAGAATTCCGAAACCATAATGGGGATCCGAACGGCATACCCTGAACTCGGGAAATGCTTGTACTTCGGCTTAGGTTCTGGGACTCACACTGTGCTATACGAGCTTCTAAACAATAGGCTGAATTGGATTTGGTATGTCCATCAACCAGAGCCTGATCTGAAGGGTAATTCAATGACCACGAAGGCAAGCAGCGACGTGATCCAGGCAATGCACAAAGAAGCAGAGAAGATGTGGCTTCCTGAGTTCGTGGGAGTCATCAAAGAAACGAGCCACCCTTTCATCAATGCCATATATGACAGTGAACCCTTGGATCAAATCTATTGGGACAATGTGGTATTGGTTGGAGATGCAGCTCACCCCACAACTCCTCATGCAGTAAGAAGCACAAACATGTCGGTCTTGGATGCTGCGGTGTTAGGCCAGTGCCTGAAGAAGTGGGGTGCAGAAAACTTGCAATCAGCTCTTGAAGAATATCAGTCCATTCGGTTACCAGTCGTAACGAAGCAAGTCCTTCATGCAAGGAGAATGGGGAGGATTAAACAAGGTCTAGTTCTTCCTGACCGACAGTCTTTTGACCCCAAGAAGGCTGATCGAGAGGAGTGCCAAGAGCTTCAACAGAAACTCATGCCTTTTTTCTCTGACGTTCCTTCCATTTTAGTGTGA
- the LOC112172065 gene encoding V-type proton ATPase subunit c''2 → MSGAAIAVGYSSSWARALVQISPYTFSAVGIAISIGVSVLGAAWGIYITGSSLIGAAIKAPRITSKNLISVIFCEAVAIYGVIVAIILQTKLESVPASRIYEPESLRAGYAIFASGIIVGFANLFCGLCVGIIGSSCALSDAQNSTLFVKILVIEIFGSALGLFGVIVGIIMSAQATWPTK, encoded by the exons atgtcaGGGGCGGCAATTGCGGTGGGTTACTCAAGCTCGTGGGCCCGCGCCCTCGTCCAGATCTCTCCCTACACTTTCTCCGCCGTCGGTATTGCCATATCTATCGGCGTCTCTGTCCTCGGCGCCGCCTG GGGGATTTACATCACCGGGAGTAGTTTGATCGGCGCAGCAATCAAGGCTCCTCGCATCACTTCCAAGAATCTCATCAG TGTGATCTTTTGTGAAGCTGTTGCTATATATGGTGTTATTGTTGCAATCATTTTACAAACAAAGCTCGAGAGTGTTCCTGCTTCAAGGATATATGAACCTGAATCTCTTAGAGCTGGATATGCAATCTTTGCGTCCGGGATCATTGTGGGATTTGCGAACCTTTTCTGCGG GTTATGCGTGGGAATTATTGGAAGCAGCTGTGCATTGTCCGATGCCCAAAACTCCACACTTTTTGTGAAGATCCTTGTGATTGAGATCTTTGGCAGCGCCCTTGGATTGTTTGGAGTAATTGTTGGAATCATAATGTCAGCTCAAGCAACATGGCCTACAAAATGA